In the genome of Quercus robur chromosome 3, dhQueRobu3.1, whole genome shotgun sequence, one region contains:
- the LOC126716982 gene encoding putative disease resistance protein RGA1 isoform X26, whose product MAEAILYGVAQTIIENLGSMVFAEIGSMWGVEDEFEKLKDTVSAVQAVLLDAEEQQVKNYQVKHWLVRLRDAVYDADDLLTEFYTEDMRLRVIGDDEMTKTVRTYQSNPITAFFTSSSQLPFCHDMAKKITAMRERFDAIANDMNKFQFVVHPSETRVVTRERGQTCSFVCEEEVIGREEDKKAIIDLLLDYDVQENVSFISIVGIGGLGKTTLAQYVFNDEKVKNYFDLRMWVSVSDVFDVKTIAEKIIRCADVSKHENLDMEQVQNKLRETLNQKKYLLVLDDVWNEDEEKWCNLKRLLIRGSKGSKVVITTRTKLVAAITSTILPSYHLKGLSENQSWSLFKQMAFRKVQEMINPNLEAIGRDIVQKCCGVPLAIKAIGRILFFKKTEDEWLYIKNKELTNVTQEENNSGILPILKLSYDHLPSHLKCCFAYCSLFPKDHEISKFSLINLWIAQGFIQLSNEKLHMEDVANDYCMDLLWRSFFQEAREDSFGNVISFKMHDLIHDLAQSISRVECTYIDSNIENVKKNVRHLSIASHNVLKKDLSSLFKAKKIRTLILITGEKESSCQKPPLEILFSSLRCLRALSLRGSDIIYVPNSIEELTYLKYLDLSRNKIRVLPISITRLLNLQTLNLSYCGKLKELPGNVQNLFNLRNLELEGCDSLTYMPPGLGQLTSLQVLPLFIVNEGLTCGGLPELNKLNNLRGELRIEIKVRVEDATSKAKAANLKDKQHLRKLVLIWDEELGNDVAGVCEDENLMEGLQPHRNLKKLKVEGYQGVRFPSWLRSLTGLVMLKISNSMCQYLSPMYQLPNLRDLSLEHMDGLEYISDREITEGISASSTFFPSLESLKLQNCPNLKGWWRRATVGVATSSQQYQQHVSFPRLLQLEIRGCKNLTCMPLFPNLEKPLRLTECSCNPLQQTMNMKAISLVPSASNSSPPLSKLKILSLSGIEDIEFLPEQWLQNLASLEELRIEKCDRLKSLSLSLFMQHLTSLKTLFISECKEVDLFCDEDTQSVGVSPQITDLEIFDLPRLVSLPEGIGNLTALQNLQISNLPCLVSLPEGIGNLTALQKLQISNLPRLLSLPEEIGNLTALQNLEISDLPCLISLPEGIRSLTSLKRFHVRSCANLTSLPSGMHRLSSLETLIISKCPHLKERYQKGIGEIAHVPYFQYYDD is encoded by the exons ATGGCCGAAGCAATCCTGTATGGCGTTGCGCAGACGATCATTGAAAATTTGGGCTCTATGGTTTTCGCAGAGATTGGATCCATGTGGGGTGTCGAAGATGAGTTCGAAAAATTGAAGGATACTGTTTCCGCTGTTCAAGCTGTACTTCTGGATGCTGAGGAGCAGCAGGTCAAGAACTATCAAGTCAAGCACTGGCTCGTGAGGCTCAGGGACGCAGTCTATGATGCGGATGACTTGCTGACCGAATTCTACACTGAAGATATGCGTCTAAGGGTGATAGGGGATGATGAAATGACAAAGACGGTACGTACTTATCAGTCTAATCCTATTACTGCTTTCTTTACAAGTTCAAGCCAACTTCCTTTTTGTCATGATATGGCTAAAAAAATAACAGCGATGAGGGAGAGATTTGATGCAATAGCAAATGATATGAATAAGTTTCAGTTTGTAGTACATCCATCAGAAACAAGGGTCGTGACTAGGGAAAGGGGTCAAACTTGCTCATTTGTATGTGAAGAAGAAGTTATAGGGAGAGAAGAGGATAAGAAGGCCATTATAGATCTATTATTGGACTATGATGTGCAAGAGAATGTTTCGTTTATATCCATAGTGGGGATTGGGGGGCTGGGGAAGACCACACTTGCTCAATATGTATTCAACGATGAGAAAGTGAAGAATTATTTTGACTTGCGCATGTGGGTGTCTGTCTCTGATGTCTTTGATGTAAAAACAATTGCTGAAAAGATAATTAGATGTGCAGATGTTTCGAAACATGAAAACCTTGACATGGAGCAAGTACAAAATAAACTTCGTGAAACACTCAACCAAAAGAAGTATTTACTTGTGTTGGATGATGTGTGGAACGAGGATGAGGAAAAGTGGTGTAATTTGAAAAGACTTTTGATACGTGGCTCAAAGGGAAGTAAGGTGGTGATAACAACACGGACTAAATTGGTTGCAGCGATTACTAGCACAATCTTACCGTCGTATCATCTAAAAGGCCTCTCGGAAAACCAATCTTGGTCTCTATTTAAGCAAATGGCATTTAGAAAAGTGCAAGAGATGATTAATCCTAATCTTGAAGCAATTGGAAGGGATATTGtacaaaaatgttgtggagTGCCTCTTGCTATTAAGGCAATAGGCAGAATATTATTCTTCAAAAAGACAGAGGATGAATGGTTATATATCAAGAATAAAGAACTTACAAATGTAActcaagaagaaaataatagtgGTATTTTACCGATTCTAAAATTGAGTTATGATCATCTCCCATCACATTTAAAGTGTTGTTTCGCTTATTGTTCATTATTTCCTAAAGATCATGAGATTTCAAAGTTTTCATTGATAAATCTATGGATAGCACAAGGATTTATCCAATTATCAAACGAAAAGCTACATATGGAGGATGTTGCTAATGATTACTGTATGGATCTACTTTGGAGGTCCTTCTTCCAAGAAGCTAGAGAAGATAGTTTTGGGAATGTAATTAGTTTTAAAATGCATGATTTAATCCATGATCTTGCACAATCAATCTCAAGAGTTGAGTGCACATATATTGATTCAAATATAGAAAATGTCAAAAAGAATGTTCGTCACCTATCAATTGCATCTCACAATGTGCTTAAGAAGGATTTAAGCTCATTATTCAAAGCAAAGAAGATACGCACGTTGATTTTAATAACTGGTGAGAAAGAATCAAGTTGTCAAAAACCACCTCTTGAAATACTTTTTTCTAGTTTAAGATGCTTGCGTGCATTAAGCCTACGTGGCTCAGATATTATTTACGTGCCAAATTCCATAGAAGAGTTGACATATTTAAAGTATCTTGATCTTTCTAGGAATAAAATTAGAGTTCTCCCTATTTCTATTACTAGATTGTTGAATTTGCAAACATTAAACCTTAGTTATTGTGGTAAGCTTAAAGAACTACCGGGAAACGTTCAAAATTTGTTCAACCTCCGGAATCTTGAGTTAGAAGGTTGTGACAGTTTGACTTACATGCCACCTGGATTAGGACAGTTGACTTCTCTTCAAGTATTACCGTTGTTTATTGTAAACGAGGGACTTACTTGCGGTGGTCTTCCGGAATTGAACAAGCTAAATAACTTGAGAGGAGAACTAAGAATAGAAATTAAGGTACGGGTGGAAGATGCCACCTCTAAAGCCAAGGCTGCGAATTTGAAGGACAAGCAGCATCTTAGAAAATTGGTATTAATATGGGATGAGGAGCTGGGTAACGATGTCGCAGGTGTTTGTGAAGATGAAAATTTAATGGAAGGTCTCCAGCCACACCGGAATTTAAAAAAGTTGAAGGTGGAAGGGTACCAGGGTGTGAGATTTCCGAGTTGGCTTCGTTCTCTGACTGGTCTTGTGAtgttaaaaatatcaaattcgATGTGCCAATATCTATCGCCAATGTATCAACTCCCAAATCTCCGAGATCTATCTCTAGAACATATGGATGGCCTGGAATACATATCAGACCGGGAAATCACTGAAGGGATCTCTGCTTCATCAACATTTTTCCCATCCCTAGAGTCACTCAAATTGCAGAATTGCCCTAATCTAAAGGGATGGTGGAGGAGGGCTACAGTGGGTGTGGCAACATCAAGTCAACAATACCAGCAGCATGTATCTTTTCCTCGTCTTTTACAGTTGGAAATTAGGGGTTGCAAAAACCTGACTTGCATGCCGTTGTTTCCAAATCTTGAAAAACCGCTACGACTGACAGAATGCAGTTGCAATCCATTGCAACAAACAATGAATATGAAAGCAATCTCTTTGGTTCCCTCTGCTTCGAACTCCTCCCCTCCTCTCTCCAAATTAAAGATTCTATCTTTGTCTGGGATTGAGGACATAGAGTTTCTGCCAGAGCAGTGGTTGCAAAACCTGGCTTCTCTCGAGGAGCTACGGATAGAGAAATGCGATAGACTAAAATCTCTATCTCTGTCTCTATTTATGCAACATCTCACCTCCCTCAAGACGCTGTTTATTAGCGAGTGCAAGGAGGTTGATCTATTCTGTGATGAAGACACACAATCTGTTGGTGTCAGTCCTCAAATTACG GATCTTGAAATTTTCGATTTGCCCCGTCTGGTATCACTCCCCGAAGGGATTGGCAAC CTTACTGCACTTCAGAATCTTCAAATTTCCAATTTGCCCTGTCTGGTATCACTCCCCGAAGGGATTGGCAAC CTTACTGCACTTCAGAAACTTCAAATTTCCAATTTGCCCCGTCTGCTATCACTCCCCGAAGAGATTGGCAACCTTACTGCACTTCAGAATCTTGAAATTTCCGATTTGCCCTGTCTGATATCACTCCCCGAAGGGATTAGAAGTCTCACATCACTCAAAAGATTTCACGTCCGTTCATGCGCCAATCTGACATCGCTTCCATCAGGAATGCATCGGCTCTCCTCTTTAGAAACCCTGATAATCAGTAAGTGTCCCCACTTGAAAGAAAGATACCAGAAGGGAATTGGCGAGATTGCTCATGTCCCATATTTTCAATATTATGATGATTAA
- the LOC126716982 gene encoding putative disease resistance protein RGA1 isoform X2 has protein sequence MAEAILYGVAQTIIENLGSMVFAEIGSMWGVEDEFEKLKDTVSAVQAVLLDAEEQQVKNYQVKHWLVRLRDAVYDADDLLTEFYTEDMRLRVIGDDEMTKTVRTYQSNPITAFFTSSSQLPFCHDMAKKITAMRERFDAIANDMNKFQFVVHPSETRVVTRERGQTCSFVCEEEVIGREEDKKAIIDLLLDYDVQENVSFISIVGIGGLGKTTLAQYVFNDEKVKNYFDLRMWVSVSDVFDVKTIAEKIIRCADVSKHENLDMEQVQNKLRETLNQKKYLLVLDDVWNEDEEKWCNLKRLLIRGSKGSKVVITTRTKLVAAITSTILPSYHLKGLSENQSWSLFKQMAFRKVQEMINPNLEAIGRDIVQKCCGVPLAIKAIGRILFFKKTEDEWLYIKNKELTNVTQEENNSGILPILKLSYDHLPSHLKCCFAYCSLFPKDHEISKFSLINLWIAQGFIQLSNEKLHMEDVANDYCMDLLWRSFFQEAREDSFGNVISFKMHDLIHDLAQSISRVECTYIDSNIENVKKNVRHLSIASHNVLKKDLSSLFKAKKIRTLILITGEKESSCQKPPLEILFSSLRCLRALSLRGSDIIYVPNSIEELTYLKYLDLSRNKIRVLPISITRLLNLQTLNLSYCGKLKELPGNVQNLFNLRNLELEGCDSLTYMPPGLGQLTSLQVLPLFIVNEGLTCGGLPELNKLNNLRGELRIEIKVRVEDATSKAKAANLKDKQHLRKLVLIWDEELGNDVAGVCEDENLMEGLQPHRNLKKLKVEGYQGVRFPSWLRSLTGLVMLKISNSMCQYLSPMYQLPNLRDLSLEHMDGLEYISDREITEGISASSTFFPSLESLKLQNCPNLKGWWRRATVGVATSSQQYQQHVSFPRLLQLEIRGCKNLTCMPLFPNLEKPLRLTECSCNPLQQTMNMKAISLVPSASNSSPPLSKLKILSLSGIEDIEFLPEQWLQNLASLEELRIEKCDRLKSLSLSLFMQHLTSLKTLFISECKEVDLFCDEDTQSVGVSPQITVLENLKIFSCFNLISLPEGIGNLTALQNLRIFDLPCLVSLPEGIGNLTALQDLAISDLPCLVSLPEGIGNLTALQNLQISNLPCLVSLPEGIGNLTALQDLAISDLPCLVSLPEGIGNLTALQDLEISDLPCLVSLPEGIGNLTALQNLEISDLPCLISLPEGIRSLTSLKRFHVRSCANLTSLPSGMHRLSSLETLIISKCPHLKERYQKGIGEIAHVPYFQYYDD, from the exons ATGGCCGAAGCAATCCTGTATGGCGTTGCGCAGACGATCATTGAAAATTTGGGCTCTATGGTTTTCGCAGAGATTGGATCCATGTGGGGTGTCGAAGATGAGTTCGAAAAATTGAAGGATACTGTTTCCGCTGTTCAAGCTGTACTTCTGGATGCTGAGGAGCAGCAGGTCAAGAACTATCAAGTCAAGCACTGGCTCGTGAGGCTCAGGGACGCAGTCTATGATGCGGATGACTTGCTGACCGAATTCTACACTGAAGATATGCGTCTAAGGGTGATAGGGGATGATGAAATGACAAAGACGGTACGTACTTATCAGTCTAATCCTATTACTGCTTTCTTTACAAGTTCAAGCCAACTTCCTTTTTGTCATGATATGGCTAAAAAAATAACAGCGATGAGGGAGAGATTTGATGCAATAGCAAATGATATGAATAAGTTTCAGTTTGTAGTACATCCATCAGAAACAAGGGTCGTGACTAGGGAAAGGGGTCAAACTTGCTCATTTGTATGTGAAGAAGAAGTTATAGGGAGAGAAGAGGATAAGAAGGCCATTATAGATCTATTATTGGACTATGATGTGCAAGAGAATGTTTCGTTTATATCCATAGTGGGGATTGGGGGGCTGGGGAAGACCACACTTGCTCAATATGTATTCAACGATGAGAAAGTGAAGAATTATTTTGACTTGCGCATGTGGGTGTCTGTCTCTGATGTCTTTGATGTAAAAACAATTGCTGAAAAGATAATTAGATGTGCAGATGTTTCGAAACATGAAAACCTTGACATGGAGCAAGTACAAAATAAACTTCGTGAAACACTCAACCAAAAGAAGTATTTACTTGTGTTGGATGATGTGTGGAACGAGGATGAGGAAAAGTGGTGTAATTTGAAAAGACTTTTGATACGTGGCTCAAAGGGAAGTAAGGTGGTGATAACAACACGGACTAAATTGGTTGCAGCGATTACTAGCACAATCTTACCGTCGTATCATCTAAAAGGCCTCTCGGAAAACCAATCTTGGTCTCTATTTAAGCAAATGGCATTTAGAAAAGTGCAAGAGATGATTAATCCTAATCTTGAAGCAATTGGAAGGGATATTGtacaaaaatgttgtggagTGCCTCTTGCTATTAAGGCAATAGGCAGAATATTATTCTTCAAAAAGACAGAGGATGAATGGTTATATATCAAGAATAAAGAACTTACAAATGTAActcaagaagaaaataatagtgGTATTTTACCGATTCTAAAATTGAGTTATGATCATCTCCCATCACATTTAAAGTGTTGTTTCGCTTATTGTTCATTATTTCCTAAAGATCATGAGATTTCAAAGTTTTCATTGATAAATCTATGGATAGCACAAGGATTTATCCAATTATCAAACGAAAAGCTACATATGGAGGATGTTGCTAATGATTACTGTATGGATCTACTTTGGAGGTCCTTCTTCCAAGAAGCTAGAGAAGATAGTTTTGGGAATGTAATTAGTTTTAAAATGCATGATTTAATCCATGATCTTGCACAATCAATCTCAAGAGTTGAGTGCACATATATTGATTCAAATATAGAAAATGTCAAAAAGAATGTTCGTCACCTATCAATTGCATCTCACAATGTGCTTAAGAAGGATTTAAGCTCATTATTCAAAGCAAAGAAGATACGCACGTTGATTTTAATAACTGGTGAGAAAGAATCAAGTTGTCAAAAACCACCTCTTGAAATACTTTTTTCTAGTTTAAGATGCTTGCGTGCATTAAGCCTACGTGGCTCAGATATTATTTACGTGCCAAATTCCATAGAAGAGTTGACATATTTAAAGTATCTTGATCTTTCTAGGAATAAAATTAGAGTTCTCCCTATTTCTATTACTAGATTGTTGAATTTGCAAACATTAAACCTTAGTTATTGTGGTAAGCTTAAAGAACTACCGGGAAACGTTCAAAATTTGTTCAACCTCCGGAATCTTGAGTTAGAAGGTTGTGACAGTTTGACTTACATGCCACCTGGATTAGGACAGTTGACTTCTCTTCAAGTATTACCGTTGTTTATTGTAAACGAGGGACTTACTTGCGGTGGTCTTCCGGAATTGAACAAGCTAAATAACTTGAGAGGAGAACTAAGAATAGAAATTAAGGTACGGGTGGAAGATGCCACCTCTAAAGCCAAGGCTGCGAATTTGAAGGACAAGCAGCATCTTAGAAAATTGGTATTAATATGGGATGAGGAGCTGGGTAACGATGTCGCAGGTGTTTGTGAAGATGAAAATTTAATGGAAGGTCTCCAGCCACACCGGAATTTAAAAAAGTTGAAGGTGGAAGGGTACCAGGGTGTGAGATTTCCGAGTTGGCTTCGTTCTCTGACTGGTCTTGTGAtgttaaaaatatcaaattcgATGTGCCAATATCTATCGCCAATGTATCAACTCCCAAATCTCCGAGATCTATCTCTAGAACATATGGATGGCCTGGAATACATATCAGACCGGGAAATCACTGAAGGGATCTCTGCTTCATCAACATTTTTCCCATCCCTAGAGTCACTCAAATTGCAGAATTGCCCTAATCTAAAGGGATGGTGGAGGAGGGCTACAGTGGGTGTGGCAACATCAAGTCAACAATACCAGCAGCATGTATCTTTTCCTCGTCTTTTACAGTTGGAAATTAGGGGTTGCAAAAACCTGACTTGCATGCCGTTGTTTCCAAATCTTGAAAAACCGCTACGACTGACAGAATGCAGTTGCAATCCATTGCAACAAACAATGAATATGAAAGCAATCTCTTTGGTTCCCTCTGCTTCGAACTCCTCCCCTCCTCTCTCCAAATTAAAGATTCTATCTTTGTCTGGGATTGAGGACATAGAGTTTCTGCCAGAGCAGTGGTTGCAAAACCTGGCTTCTCTCGAGGAGCTACGGATAGAGAAATGCGATAGACTAAAATCTCTATCTCTGTCTCTATTTATGCAACATCTCACCTCCCTCAAGACGCTGTTTATTAGCGAGTGCAAGGAGGTTGATCTATTCTGTGATGAAGACACACAATCTGTTGGTGTCAGTCCTCAAATTACGGTACTTgaaaaccttaaaatttttagttgcTTCAATCTCATATCACTCCCCGAAGGGATTGGCAACCTTACTGCACTTCAGAATCTTAGAATTTTCGATTTGCCCTGTCTGGTATCACTCCCCGAAGGGATTGGCAAC CTTACTGCACTTCAGGATCTTGCAATTTCCGATTTGCCCTGTCTGGTATCACTCCCCGAAGGGATTGGCAACCTTACTGCACTTCAGAATCTTCAAATTTCCAATTTGCCCTGTCTGGTATCACTCCCCGAAGGGATTGGCAAC CTTACTGCACTTCAGGATCTTGCAATTTCCGATTTGCCCTGTCTGGTATCACTCCCCGAAGGGATTGGCAACCTTACTGCACTTCAGGATCTTGAAATTTCCGATTTGCCCTGTCTGGTATCACTCCCCGAAGGGATTGGCAAC CTTACTGCACTTCAGAATCTTGAAATTTCCGATTTGCCCTGTCTGATATCACTCCCCGAAGGGATTAGAAGTCTCACATCACTCAAAAGATTTCACGTCCGTTCATGCGCCAATCTGACATCGCTTCCATCAGGAATGCATCGGCTCTCCTCTTTAGAAACCCTGATAATCAGTAAGTGTCCCCACTTGAAAGAAAGATACCAGAAGGGAATTGGCGAGATTGCTCATGTCCCATATTTTCAATATTATGATGATTAA
- the LOC126716982 gene encoding putative disease resistance protein RGA1 isoform X13, with protein MAEAILYGVAQTIIENLGSMVFAEIGSMWGVEDEFEKLKDTVSAVQAVLLDAEEQQVKNYQVKHWLVRLRDAVYDADDLLTEFYTEDMRLRVIGDDEMTKTVRTYQSNPITAFFTSSSQLPFCHDMAKKITAMRERFDAIANDMNKFQFVVHPSETRVVTRERGQTCSFVCEEEVIGREEDKKAIIDLLLDYDVQENVSFISIVGIGGLGKTTLAQYVFNDEKVKNYFDLRMWVSVSDVFDVKTIAEKIIRCADVSKHENLDMEQVQNKLRETLNQKKYLLVLDDVWNEDEEKWCNLKRLLIRGSKGSKVVITTRTKLVAAITSTILPSYHLKGLSENQSWSLFKQMAFRKVQEMINPNLEAIGRDIVQKCCGVPLAIKAIGRILFFKKTEDEWLYIKNKELTNVTQEENNSGILPILKLSYDHLPSHLKCCFAYCSLFPKDHEISKFSLINLWIAQGFIQLSNEKLHMEDVANDYCMDLLWRSFFQEAREDSFGNVISFKMHDLIHDLAQSISRVECTYIDSNIENVKKNVRHLSIASHNVLKKDLSSLFKAKKIRTLILITGEKESSCQKPPLEILFSSLRCLRALSLRGSDIIYVPNSIEELTYLKYLDLSRNKIRVLPISITRLLNLQTLNLSYCGKLKELPGNVQNLFNLRNLELEGCDSLTYMPPGLGQLTSLQVLPLFIVNEGLTCGGLPELNKLNNLRGELRIEIKVRVEDATSKAKAANLKDKQHLRKLVLIWDEELGNDVAGVCEDENLMEGLQPHRNLKKLKVEGYQGVRFPSWLRSLTGLVMLKISNSMCQYLSPMYQLPNLRDLSLEHMDGLEYISDREITEGISASSTFFPSLESLKLQNCPNLKGWWRRATVGVATSSQQYQQHVSFPRLLQLEIRGCKNLTCMPLFPNLEKPLRLTECSCNPLQQTMNMKAISLVPSASNSSPPLSKLKILSLSGIEDIEFLPEQWLQNLASLEELRIEKCDRLKSLSLSLFMQHLTSLKTLFISECKEVDLFCDEDTQSVGVSPQITDLEIFDLPRLVSLPEGIGNLTALQDLEIFDLPRLVSLPEGIGNLTALPNLRISDLPCLVSLPEGIGNLTALQDLEISDLPCLVSLPEGIGNLTALQNLEISDLPCLISLPEGIRSLTSLKRFHVRSCANLTSLPSGMHRLSSLETLIISKCPHLKERYQKGIGEIAHVPYFQYYDD; from the exons ATGGCCGAAGCAATCCTGTATGGCGTTGCGCAGACGATCATTGAAAATTTGGGCTCTATGGTTTTCGCAGAGATTGGATCCATGTGGGGTGTCGAAGATGAGTTCGAAAAATTGAAGGATACTGTTTCCGCTGTTCAAGCTGTACTTCTGGATGCTGAGGAGCAGCAGGTCAAGAACTATCAAGTCAAGCACTGGCTCGTGAGGCTCAGGGACGCAGTCTATGATGCGGATGACTTGCTGACCGAATTCTACACTGAAGATATGCGTCTAAGGGTGATAGGGGATGATGAAATGACAAAGACGGTACGTACTTATCAGTCTAATCCTATTACTGCTTTCTTTACAAGTTCAAGCCAACTTCCTTTTTGTCATGATATGGCTAAAAAAATAACAGCGATGAGGGAGAGATTTGATGCAATAGCAAATGATATGAATAAGTTTCAGTTTGTAGTACATCCATCAGAAACAAGGGTCGTGACTAGGGAAAGGGGTCAAACTTGCTCATTTGTATGTGAAGAAGAAGTTATAGGGAGAGAAGAGGATAAGAAGGCCATTATAGATCTATTATTGGACTATGATGTGCAAGAGAATGTTTCGTTTATATCCATAGTGGGGATTGGGGGGCTGGGGAAGACCACACTTGCTCAATATGTATTCAACGATGAGAAAGTGAAGAATTATTTTGACTTGCGCATGTGGGTGTCTGTCTCTGATGTCTTTGATGTAAAAACAATTGCTGAAAAGATAATTAGATGTGCAGATGTTTCGAAACATGAAAACCTTGACATGGAGCAAGTACAAAATAAACTTCGTGAAACACTCAACCAAAAGAAGTATTTACTTGTGTTGGATGATGTGTGGAACGAGGATGAGGAAAAGTGGTGTAATTTGAAAAGACTTTTGATACGTGGCTCAAAGGGAAGTAAGGTGGTGATAACAACACGGACTAAATTGGTTGCAGCGATTACTAGCACAATCTTACCGTCGTATCATCTAAAAGGCCTCTCGGAAAACCAATCTTGGTCTCTATTTAAGCAAATGGCATTTAGAAAAGTGCAAGAGATGATTAATCCTAATCTTGAAGCAATTGGAAGGGATATTGtacaaaaatgttgtggagTGCCTCTTGCTATTAAGGCAATAGGCAGAATATTATTCTTCAAAAAGACAGAGGATGAATGGTTATATATCAAGAATAAAGAACTTACAAATGTAActcaagaagaaaataatagtgGTATTTTACCGATTCTAAAATTGAGTTATGATCATCTCCCATCACATTTAAAGTGTTGTTTCGCTTATTGTTCATTATTTCCTAAAGATCATGAGATTTCAAAGTTTTCATTGATAAATCTATGGATAGCACAAGGATTTATCCAATTATCAAACGAAAAGCTACATATGGAGGATGTTGCTAATGATTACTGTATGGATCTACTTTGGAGGTCCTTCTTCCAAGAAGCTAGAGAAGATAGTTTTGGGAATGTAATTAGTTTTAAAATGCATGATTTAATCCATGATCTTGCACAATCAATCTCAAGAGTTGAGTGCACATATATTGATTCAAATATAGAAAATGTCAAAAAGAATGTTCGTCACCTATCAATTGCATCTCACAATGTGCTTAAGAAGGATTTAAGCTCATTATTCAAAGCAAAGAAGATACGCACGTTGATTTTAATAACTGGTGAGAAAGAATCAAGTTGTCAAAAACCACCTCTTGAAATACTTTTTTCTAGTTTAAGATGCTTGCGTGCATTAAGCCTACGTGGCTCAGATATTATTTACGTGCCAAATTCCATAGAAGAGTTGACATATTTAAAGTATCTTGATCTTTCTAGGAATAAAATTAGAGTTCTCCCTATTTCTATTACTAGATTGTTGAATTTGCAAACATTAAACCTTAGTTATTGTGGTAAGCTTAAAGAACTACCGGGAAACGTTCAAAATTTGTTCAACCTCCGGAATCTTGAGTTAGAAGGTTGTGACAGTTTGACTTACATGCCACCTGGATTAGGACAGTTGACTTCTCTTCAAGTATTACCGTTGTTTATTGTAAACGAGGGACTTACTTGCGGTGGTCTTCCGGAATTGAACAAGCTAAATAACTTGAGAGGAGAACTAAGAATAGAAATTAAGGTACGGGTGGAAGATGCCACCTCTAAAGCCAAGGCTGCGAATTTGAAGGACAAGCAGCATCTTAGAAAATTGGTATTAATATGGGATGAGGAGCTGGGTAACGATGTCGCAGGTGTTTGTGAAGATGAAAATTTAATGGAAGGTCTCCAGCCACACCGGAATTTAAAAAAGTTGAAGGTGGAAGGGTACCAGGGTGTGAGATTTCCGAGTTGGCTTCGTTCTCTGACTGGTCTTGTGAtgttaaaaatatcaaattcgATGTGCCAATATCTATCGCCAATGTATCAACTCCCAAATCTCCGAGATCTATCTCTAGAACATATGGATGGCCTGGAATACATATCAGACCGGGAAATCACTGAAGGGATCTCTGCTTCATCAACATTTTTCCCATCCCTAGAGTCACTCAAATTGCAGAATTGCCCTAATCTAAAGGGATGGTGGAGGAGGGCTACAGTGGGTGTGGCAACATCAAGTCAACAATACCAGCAGCATGTATCTTTTCCTCGTCTTTTACAGTTGGAAATTAGGGGTTGCAAAAACCTGACTTGCATGCCGTTGTTTCCAAATCTTGAAAAACCGCTACGACTGACAGAATGCAGTTGCAATCCATTGCAACAAACAATGAATATGAAAGCAATCTCTTTGGTTCCCTCTGCTTCGAACTCCTCCCCTCCTCTCTCCAAATTAAAGATTCTATCTTTGTCTGGGATTGAGGACATAGAGTTTCTGCCAGAGCAGTGGTTGCAAAACCTGGCTTCTCTCGAGGAGCTACGGATAGAGAAATGCGATAGACTAAAATCTCTATCTCTGTCTCTATTTATGCAACATCTCACCTCCCTCAAGACGCTGTTTATTAGCGAGTGCAAGGAGGTTGATCTATTCTGTGATGAAGACACACAATCTGTTGGTGTCAGTCCTCAAATTACG GATCTTGAAATTTTCGATTTGCCCCGTCTGGTATCACTCCCCGAAGGGATTGGCAACCTTACTGCACTTCAGGATCTTGAAATTTTCGATTTGCCCCGTCTGGTATCACTCCCCGAAGGGATTGGCAAC CTTACTGCACTTCCGAATCTTAGAATTTCCGATTTGCCCTGTCTGGTATCACTCCCCGAAGGGATTGGCAAC CTTACTGCACTTCAGGATCTTGAAATTTCCGATTTGCCCTGTCTGGTATCACTCCCCGAAGGGATTGGCAAC CTTACTGCACTTCAGAATCTTGAAATTTCCGATTTGCCCTGTCTGATATCACTCCCCGAAGGGATTAGAAGTCTCACATCACTCAAAAGATTTCACGTCCGTTCATGCGCCAATCTGACATCGCTTCCATCAGGAATGCATCGGCTCTCCTCTTTAGAAACCCTGATAATCAGTAAGTGTCCCCACTTGAAAGAAAGATACCAGAAGGGAATTGGCGAGATTGCTCATGTCCCATATTTTCAATATTATGATGATTAA